The sequence gaaatgtaaaaacattCCTGTTTATGTATTTCAATAACTGCACAGTTTgagttttaactttttttttattaattgtttttcaATATTGTTAATGATGTAAACAGAGACACGCCTCTGTTCATGCCAGACTCCGCCCGCTGCAGGCGTAACTGTACGACTGTCCGAGTAGCGTTTAAGAATGTAGTGACGTCTGAGGTCAGAATCCTGTAGAAGCGCGATCCTTTTATATCTGTCCACCTGAGATGATGCCAAAGACACCAGCAGCAAACATCTGTTTCTCCATCACAGCTGCAGGAGGGAGGTGTATTCGCAGGtcctgaaaaaacacacaaaaacacaacagcagcaAAAATCTGCCACAGCATGACCTTGTGCTTCAACAGTGGAGCACTCAGGCCTTGTGCTGATGACAGCGAGGCATTCTGGGATCTTTCTAAGTGTGAAGTGGGCAGAACAACAGCTTCCATTAAAGAATCAGCTGGAGTACACCGATGCTACAGGAGGAGACTAACATAAGAAGGTCTGACAGAGTCGGTCACTGGGAGTGTGTAGGGAGGGGCAGGGGCGTTTTTCATTTTCTAAGAAGTTACTTCATTTTTCtagttcttttttctttctttctttctgtctgtctgtctttctgtctgtctgtcgttaCCAGATCCTAGTCAGCAGGAAGGGTCTGTAAAATAATCAATAGAGtttgatattaaaataaaataatttccacACATCAGCAGAGTGATCTCTATTCCAGAACTGGTTATTGATCCAGTACAATCCCTGTAGTCTAGACTATTACAGCATCTCTTAGCTCAGTGTCATTAAGTCTATTCTAACTGTCTCACCTTGGACTGAGTCCTGACTTTCCTTCTTAAACCACTTGTGGGCCTGGATTTCACTGAAACCTGGCCGAGAAGAAGGGTCCTGTTCCAGGCAGAGGCGAATCAGATCGCAGCACTCTGTGTGATCAGACGTAAGATTCAGACAGAAATTCAAActtcatacagtaaaatgaaTCATGACAAGTGACGCTTGTGCATTTtctcaccctcagacacacCAGAATGGAAGCACAGTCGTCCATCAGTAAGCTCTTCATCGCTCATGAAGGGCAATTCTCCATGGACCAGTTCATAAAGGACTATACCCAGACTCCAGACAGTAGCAGGAACGCCGAAATACTCTCTTTGGAGAACCCACTCAGGAGGATAGTAACCATCAGTGCCTGAGTGAACAATAAGAGAAAGAGCAGAAACCATCACCAAAAAGCTTCTCCAGTTTGACTCTATCTGCATCTCTCTAGTGAACTGACCTGCATACTCCCTGTAGGGCTCATATATcaacaaatccccacagccaaaGTCGATCAGTTTCACCAAAAGCGTGTCAGGATTGATCAGAATATTGTTAGGCTTGATGTCACGGTGAAGAACTCCACGTAAACAGCAGTGATGAGCAGCCTGAACCACCTGCCTCATGACCTCTCGAGCCACCGATTCAGACAGTCGACGGTTGTTAAGCTTACAGAACCGATAGAGGTCCATGCAGGGGACGGGGCGCTCCAGCACCAAGATGTAGATATCAGACGTCTCGAACCATTCCAGCAGCTCCACCATGTTCTCACAAGAAGGAGGCTTGGACACCATCTTCATTAACGCCACCTCTAGAGGGAGCTTGAGCGTCTCTCCGggctaaaatcacacacacacacgggttagCATGGAGGGAGGAAGATGTCTGAACTGTGGTAAGCAGAGATGGTAGAGTAGAGATGGTTTGGAGTGGCACTGACTCTAAACTCTAGCAGTCTTCTTCTGATATCTATTATGAATGAAAGGTAATAAAATCTGAATCTGAGACGTGATTGAGAGCTGAGTTCTTTGTGAGGACGTTAGCAGAAACCAGTAGATGGACACATCACTTTTTTGAAGATCTGTTTTATAATCTGATTGTCATTTACACCTTATTGTTTCTCTGCAGAATCTCAGAAGAAAGTTTACTTACGATGGCGATGAATATATCATGGGGATCTTTGGTCATCACTTTGATGGCCACCTGTTCACATGGACACAACAGAATGAATCAGTTCTACAAgccattattataataatgaagATAATTAGTCTATTTACACACACGCTACATTTTAGAGTTCCTAAAACACTTCCTGTATAAAGAGGTCATGTGACACAGCGTTTCCTCATTTCTAAGAGACTAGAATGATTCACAGCTAAAATGTTCAGACAGAAGGAAAAGTTTCAGAGCTACATGTGTATTCTACATCCCTGATATGTGTTAAACTACAAAATCTCCCTCAGTTAgtatttaagtcctgtaaactagtttttggtgtttgtgttttttacagtaataaCAGCTTTATTACCGGTTGTTCATCTGCCTTACGGACTCCAGCGAAGACTGAGCCGAAGCCTCCTGTCCCCAGCAGCTCTCCCACAGTGTACCGTGAATTAAactcacctgtcacacacacacacacagtatttcaGTTAGTACTCTGTCCTGTCTCTATGTTGGTCTGAATGTGAACATCTGGAGTAAATATaagagtctgaatagaaaatgataCGGATCTTTCACTAGCTACTCTGCAGTGTAGACACCTTGTTTAgtgatttagaaatgttaacaaTAGTTTGTCAGGATTGTAACGTACTGTGAACTGAAGGGTCGAACTCCAGATGTTCCTCAGAATCAGAGCTGGTGCAATTTGGTTTATCAGGAGAGCTACGAATTTCTGCTTTGTCTTTCAGCAGCTGGCGAAGTTTCATCAGCCACTCGGGTTCTTCTGCTTTCTTCCTTTGAAGCAGCTTCTTAGAGAGCTAACAGGAAACACAGGAAAGGAAAGTGTTGATGAAGACTTTACATTTCAGACCTGAGAGCTATTTCACAAACACAGATCATCTCATTTACCGATATTAGCCATTCCAGCACAATGCTCTGGATGTGCTTAGGGAATCTGAGGACCGTTGTAGCGATGACCTCACAGTACTCCAGCGCCATAGCATCAAGTCCAACCTCGGCTAGCTCATAGGCATGAATACACTTGTATTCCTAagaaacataaagaaatattCCTGGTCAGTACGACGGTTCCTGGTTTGATTTGCAGTGAAACAGGGTAGAAGAGAAATTCGGACCTGGAAGTGCTTCTGGCCGAACCCTGAGCTCAGAGACAGCAGGTACTCGTAGACCTCAGTTCTCTCGATCGCCTCCCTTGTGGCTGATTTCTTTTCTGGCAAACTGGTGTAAAGAGAAATATGTATcaaataaagaaacacacacacacacacatacaaacacacacacacacgaacaaacacacaaaaaaacacacaaacacacacacaaacatgcacacacaaacaaacacacacacacacaaacaaacacgcacacaaacacagagactcATGTGACTCATGAATTATTGGCTGTTTTAAAGACAATAAACAATGAAACTCATCCCGGAATGGCAGCTGAACCTGTATAagctttaactctctctctatttcacacacacacacacacacacacaccaaatacctGTTACATCCAATCAGTTTAAATCGTGGCTGTGATCCCAGATCCACTTGCGCCACCACGTAGCAGATGTGTGCTGCAAAGGTCCATCCTCTGGAGGCTGAAGATGAGAAACCAAACAAGCATGTGAGGATCGACTTCCATAAACCAGTCCAGAGTTCATAACACccaccgtccactttattaggaacacctgcacgtTCATGCACTCCTCCAATCAGCCAATGATGTTGAAACACTGAAACCATTGCCATGGTTACAGTCACTGAGCTCACTGACATTTTCCTCCATGCTGTTtgatgtgttcctaataaaatgaccGGCAAGAGCAGCATTCACGTTAAATGTTCCAGTGCAGCGTATCCTTACCAAACCTGTCTCCCATATTTATAATGTCTTTTCTGTGTCGATCATCTGGAGTAGCGGAGCATAAAAACCGCGCCAGACGAAGACACCAGTTCTCCTGGTTCTCCACATGTTGCAGCTGGAGCAGAAAGGCTCAGGTTAGTCCACATGATTCtgaccaacacaatacacacagtacagacagaaGGCAGTGACGCTGATACACTCACCTTTCTCCTCAGAAGGCTGTAGCCCTTGAAGAGCAGCGCGCCGATTTCAGCCATCATTACTCTCTGGAAAAGAAACATCTCTTTAACTTCACATCTCAGTGAACACCGGTTTATTCACTCAGCcactttttatcatttttatcagaaatattctttttttaattctatttgtTCAAAGTGGGACACTGCTCTCGGCATCAACATTTCTTAAGTATCTGATTAGAGCAGGATTTTAGAGTTTGGAGAAGAGAATTCTATTTAAAGTTGACTACATTTCAGCTCCATCTGCATTTAGCTATGTTCAGCTACATCAGTGTATGTTTCTGATCCCTGCACTGATTtcttctcagggagttttgGCTGAACAAGTTCTTACAGTTTGTCCAGTTTGACTTTATTAATGTCCCACAACAGAGCAGCGTCTTCAGCAATGTCCGATTTCATCACTCGCGGAATGGAGCAGGAAAAATCCAGAGCTCTCATAATCACCTACCCGAGTTATTTAATGGAgaagatgctttttttttttttttaacagtggaATGAAGTCCAGCACTTACTCCATTTTTCTTATGGAAATGTTCCATAATGGTCCAGAAGAAATAGGATTTCTGTTGCTGAGGATCGTCCAGGTGAAGCAAACACTCCTGACATTTCTGCTGGATAAACTTCATCAGCTCGTCCTTCTGCATATTagccctgtaacacacacacactgtaacctcCTGATGATCTGCTTCAGAACATCTGCTTGCTGAAAGCCTGCACATGTGAGAGGAGAAAGAGCGTCTCACCTCATCAGAGGACCAGGAAATGCATAAATCTCTCCATGAGACAAGTATTTCTCTTCACGCTGCAGGACGTCGTCGTCCCCTGGAGtcaaagagagggagaagagaggaagaaatgTTGTGATCATGCTGGAAGGAGCTAAaaggacagtgaggttgtggagctctggatgttcagtgtgttctacCTTTACTGCATGAatgatattcttttttttcttcttcttcaggatGAGGCACAAAAGCCTCAGTGCAGTTTCTCATCACTAGCGTCGCCATCACCTTCACTGTACTTCTGcaaatctacacaacaacagGAGCACTTTATAGAGCAGGGCTCTCCAACCTGATTTCCTCTGAGAGCTACTTTAACAAAGTGAAGGTGGTGAAGAGCTACTCCTTTCATATCATTaggaacatttatttacacagcttaTTGCCTTTAACCGAACCAGCTGAATGAACCATTTTTGTGTGAACTATAAAAAAGTCAATATTGAACATCATATTTTGCCATAAATCCTTTTAAATGGACATAAGCAGCATGTTAACTGTGGAGTCGAGGTAACTGATCTAACACAACGGGTTTGATGACTAGACTTATCacttattattgtcagatttccttcattcacatggattctgttatttatcagcacATTGTTCCTGACAGTCCCATGACACACACCCTGATGTCCTCAGAAAGACTGAAAAAAACTCTTTTCATAAAAAAAGGGAAGACTTTGATATTGAAGGTGATATTAATGTTGGAAACAGAAACCTGACACTGTACTGGACTTTATGggattaaataatagtatttttatggcattcataCGCATGTGCAATGTGACATATTAAAGAGTATTTACtctgaaacaccagctgcactaataagaaaCGTCTACAGCACACTGGTCCTTCATCGTCCTGCAGCAGGACAGATTCATTGACCGCTTTCACTTTGGCAGCatcgtagctttattcctaacacTGTCCAGCAGCTTCAGCGTTAAAAGGATCTGcgatgtgttttctttatcctttatccaaactacttcGGTTTCTGCTCATAGATTTAAGTTTAGATTGAGTTCATTTGATCTGATCAATTTTCTACATATTCTATGAAGCTTTACTACTCAGACGTGCTGGAGACCCAGTTATAGAGTCAGGGCTATTTCCGTGCCATTCGAAGTTATTCACTTTTCCTTTGCAGAAATGTGAGAAAGTCTCAGCTTTTCCAAACTGGGGAAAGTGCCGTTACACCGCAGACACACCGCATTTGACTCATAACAGTAAATCATGGAGGAGGAACATAAACAGATGTTATTGCGAGTTTTAGAACGATGGCTGGAcaacagtttttttccttcactgatCCCCATCCGATACCGTgttcatttagatcattaaattagaCTTTTACACACCAGTCAGTTTGAAAACACAAGAAATCTCTCTtacctcagtctgaaagtgtgaatCGTCCAGTTTCTAAAGTAGAAAAGGGCAAATCTCCAGCGGTCACGTAAGTAAGTGACGTAAGACCGTTCCGATTCTGGTTCTGTCACGTGACCCCGGCAGGTCCGCAGTAAGGTTTGAACACCTGCACTTCTAATGAGGATCCAATACAAACACACggggcggacttaaccaataagcgaggtaagcagccgcttagggccccggggaattagggggccccgaccaataccaagaagcctatataaatcatatagtacttataacttttctatcatatattgtttggtctgtctataaccattaagattttaacgttATTATTCATTATCTTTTCAAATGCAGGGCCCCCCTCATGAATAGTGGAACTTATTGTACTGCACATGCATGTgattcccatacctggaatcgcttagggcccccaaatcacTAAGTCCGCCCCTGCAAACACAGCTCTCCTTCACTCCTGCTCAAGTTTTAGAATCAAATAAAAACCACTTCATTTTGCAGTCATTATTTAAAGaaggtgaaatgaaacagtgttAATATCAGTGTGTCATTAATGTGAGGGTTTTAGTAGTGAagtgatattattttattagaaaagtcGCAGACTTCCTATAGACTTTAAGATATTTTTCAATAAGGTAATGAATCCAAATTCTTGCCTTCAGGCTGTTGACGGGACCTAATGGTGTGTTGTCAATGATGGCACAAGCattcacaacaacaaacacaccgCAGTCATACCCATTGTCTTGTTGTGGAGTATTTACCACATCTGAAATTTTGGGATTTTATCATTTTGTTGATACTTTCACTTATATTGTTTGTTGGCGTTTTGATTTTGAATGCAGTGAATTGCTTGGTGTAGTATGCGGCCATATTTTCACTAATGTCTGATTTCAGATGATCTTCAAAGTAGCAAAGGAATGCTTCTGACCATCCTTTTGCGAAGGTATCATAGCGTTTATCAAACTCTTTTGGACAGGAGGAATCAATAAGCTGCTCAACATGGTCTTTTAAGACCTTCACATCATCCCTTTTCCCTCCATGTGTCTTCACCCAGTGCTCCACATCTCGCAAGATGTGGTTGTGACAGAACACTACACTTATATTTGTAAAGTTCTTTTTCAAAGCACCTACAATTCCTTTCTCCCTGTCAACTGTCACTGGTATCTTTTGGTACTTTTTGGAGTCTATTCCCAGCTTTCCCAAAATTTCAGTTAAAAATTTCTCATGATGTTGCATGAATTTACATTCATGCAACATGAAGCCAACAGGATACACTGGATCACTGACTAGTGCAGTGTTTCTCATAGCTAACACCGACACATAAAAATCCCCCATTTGAAATGTTGTGTCGTAGCTAATCGTCTATGGGTGAGCAAACTTCACAGATTCCTCTAAGTTGGAACGTGCCAAATCTACAATGCCTGTCATGCCTGCATAAACAAGAAGGTCTGGGAATGTAGTGATATGCCATATGAAACCAGGTAGTTGGTTcatgcaaacaaaacatttcatcaCGTGAGATTCTTTGGTTGCATCGTTGTGCATATACTGTGTTCTGAACTTGTTTGAGGTTTCGTGGGGTATTTACTGGCATGTGCTTCTCATTACCACTGCAGGTTTTAGATAGATTCAGTTTTATATATGTTTGAAGGGGCTTGACCTTGGTCATTGAGACATATGTCTGCGAAAACCTTTTTTGTAGAAGGAATAAACACTCTGTCCATTTTGGCATTTCCATGTTTGCGTGGTACATATACCGTCTCATT comes from Hemibagrus wyckioides isolate EC202008001 linkage group LG25, SWU_Hwy_1.0, whole genome shotgun sequence and encodes:
- the LOC131345688 gene encoding uncharacterized protein LOC131345688 isoform X1: MATLVMRNCTEAFVPHPEEEEKKEYHSCSKGDDDVLQREEKYLSHGEIYAFPGPLMRANMQKDELMKFIQQKCQECLLHLDDPQQQKSYFFWTIMEHFHKKNGRVMMAEIGALLFKGYSLLRRKLQHVENQENWCLRLARFLCSATPDDRHRKDIINMGDRFASRGWTFAAHICYVVAQVDLGSQPRFKLIGCNSLPEKKSATREAIERTEVYEYLLSLSSGFGQKHFQEYKCIHAYELAEVGLDAMALEYCEVIATTVLRFPKHIQSIVLEWLISLSKKLLQRKKAEEPEWLMKLRQLLKDKAEIRSSPDKPNCTSSDSEEHLEFDPSVHSEFNSRYTVGELLGTGGFGSVFAGVRKADEQPVAIKVMTKDPHDIFIAIPGETLKLPLEVALMKMVSKPPSCENMVELLEWFETSDIYILVLERPVPCMDLYRFCKLNNRRLSESVAREVMRQVVQAAHHCCLRGVLHRDIKPNNILINPDTLLVKLIDFGCGDLLIYEPYREYAGTDGYYPPEWVLQREYFGVPATVWSLGIVLYELVHGELPFMSDEELTDGRLCFHSGVSEECCDLIRLCLEQDPSSRPGFSEIQAHKWFKKESQDSVQGPANTPPSCSCDGETDVCCWCLWHHLRWTDIKGSRFYRILTSDVTTFLNATRTVVQLRLQRAESGMNRGVSLFTSLTILKNN
- the LOC131345688 gene encoding probable serine/threonine-protein kinase MARK-A isoform X2 — protein: MATLVMRNCTEAFVPHPEEEEKKEYHSCSKGDDDVLQREEKYLSHGEIYAFPGPLMRANMQKDELMKFIQQKCQECLLHLDDPQQQKSYFFWTIMEHFHKKNGRVMMAEIGALLFKGYSLLRRKLQHVENQENWCLRLARFLCSATPDDRHRKDIINMGDRFASRGWTFAAHICYVVAQVDLGSQPRFKLIGCNSLPEKKSATREAIERTEVYEYLLSLSSGFGQKHFQEYKCIHAYELAEVGLDAMALEYCEVIATTVLRFPKHIQSIVLEWLISLSKKLLQRKKAEEPEWLMKLRQLLKDKAEIRSSPDKPNCTSSDSEEHLEFDPSVHSEFNSRYTVGELLGTGGFGSVFAGVRKADEQPVAIKVMTKDPHDIFIAIPGETLKLPLEVALMKMVSKPPSCENMVELLEWFETSDIYILVLERPVPCMDLYRFCKLNNRRLSESVAREVMRQVVQAAHHCCLRGVLHRDIKPNNILINPDTLLVKLIDFGCGDLLIYEPYREYAGTDGYYPPEWVLQREYFGVPATVWSLGIVLYELVHGELPFMSDEELTDGRLCFHSGVSEECCDLIRLCLEQDPSSRPGFSEIQAHKWFKKESQDSVQDPSC